TCCATCCGCTGCCGCTCGACCCGTCGCCAACGCCCATCGAGGAAGACCTCGGTCGCATGGTTTGTACTCGAATAAAAACCCTCCGGCGCCGCCCCGTCTTTCGGGGCTCGGCGTGTCACCAGCCGCCCCACCGCCGCCGTGTAGAACCCCAAGCCGACGAGGCGCTCCAGGACACGGTCGAGGCGTCCGGCGCTGTCGGCGCGCACCTCAATTTTGGCCCGTGAGGGCTGCGTGTTCGTCGATCCGAGGGTGAAGTCCTGCACCACAAAGGCGGCCCCGCCGCGCACGATCAGGTCCATTGCCTCGGACAGGACCCCCGAATCGACGAGGTGCCCCTCGGCGGAAACCGTGGCGCGATGTGGGCGGGCCGGTACCATCTCACTAAATCCCATCGGATTTTCCACGATACTATTAAGAGACCGTCGTCGTCCGATATGCGGACAGGCCACGGTTCGATTGCCTGTGCGTCCGGTTCGGCTTCCTTGAAGGAGGTCCGCCGGCTTCGGCCATGGACAGCAACGACTACATGCCGCCGGGGAAGCTCGGCTCCCACCGCCACGGCGACAAGCTCCTGCAGGTGCAGACCGAGTTTGCTCTGCGGCCGCGTCCCCGTCTGACCTCGACGGTCACCGTCGACGGCCGCACGGTCCACAAGACCGATCGCGAGTGGACCGAGGACCTCTCGCGCGAGGAGAACCGCCTGCGGTTGGAGATCGACCTCGCCGAGCAGCATCGCGCCACGATGGCGTTGGTTGTCGACCGCGCGGCTGAGTATGCCGAGAGCGGTCGGCCTTCACCGACACCGGGAGGCGATGGCTTCGCCGCCGCCTCGTTCCGCGACACCATCGAGGAAGTGCTGCGCACCGTCCCGTACACGATGGGGTTCTACGAATTCGATCAGAACGGCGAGATCATCTACCGCCGTCTCTTTCGCGACGTCGTCGCCGACTGGGATCGCGAGTTCGCGGCGCTCAGTGCGATCGTCTTCGGTTTGCCGCAGATCATCCGGGTGGGGGAGTTTCGGCAGGGGATCGTCTGCTTCGGCGCGGAGAATCTGATCTCGGCGCGCATTCGCGGTCGCGCCTTCGGCATCCTCACTGAGCCGCAGGCCGGCATCGAGCACTTGAGGCGCGACTTCCCCGAGTTCTTTGAGGCCGTCTATGATGCGAACGATCCTGTCTGACATCCGCGCCCTGGCCGGCGTGACCGGAGTCGCCGTCGTGGCCAAGCGCGACGGGCGGATCGAGCATCTCTTCCCGGCCGCCTTCACCGAGCAGCACACGCAGCGCCTGGTCGATCTGGTGACCTCGACCTATCAACGGCTGCACGGCTTCACCCGGCTGGCGTTGCGCTTCGAGCGCGTCGTGGTGCACCTGTTCAATCAGCCGGAGTTTCTTCTCTTCGTCACGGTGTTGCCCGATATCGACGCACGGCAACTGGAAGCATTCGCAGCGTCGAAACTTGACGCCATCGCCCGTGTCCTGGCCCGTCCGGAGCCGACGCCGCCGCGCGTTGCGGCGACAAGGAAGCCGACTGTACGTGGCGGCCTCTCATCTGCACCCGTCGATCCTTCGGGTGACCCGGTCGCCATCCTGATCAAGGCCTGCAACACGCTCTCCGACATGATGGCCGACTCGCGGGGACGGATCCGTCTCGCTACCGACTGGCGCAAGGCGCGCGAGTTCGCCAATCAGGACGAAGCGGCTCTGACGGCGCTGTTTATCGATGCCGCAGGCCGGATGGAAATCCGCAAAGGGCAGAACCTCCCTGCCAGCGCCGCTGTCATTGATGCCTTTGCCCGCATGATCGATTGCTTCCTCGAAGGTCTCGACACCGCCCGCACAATCGCCGAAGAAGAGTTCTACACGCTCATCGAGCCGCACCGCGCTGTGTTAGAATCCGCCGGGGTCTATCTCTATCTTGGCACCACGGTGCGCGCCAAGTCGGCTCGCTGAGCACACCTGACTCCACATACCAGGGTAACCAAGGGGCTTCAGCCCCTTGCGCACCGTTCAAGGCGTTGTGCCCGGGGCCACCCCGCGAGGAATTGACCCGATCGCGTGGGGCACAAGGAGGACAGGCATTCTTGGGCGTGTTGAAAAAGCCACCGTTTCCGTGGCGCCGGGTGCCCACACCCGGCGCAAGTGGCTGTGCATCAACGGTCGGGTGTGGGCACCCGACCGCACATGTGCGGAATTGGGAGGTTTTTCAACAAGCCCATTCTTGCCTGTCCTGGGCAGACAGGAATGTCTGCCCTCCTGGTCTCTCTCTTGACAGGGGGGCTTTCAGCCCCCTGCTGTCCGTGTCACGGCGCACATGGATTGCAGAAGACGATCGCCGGATCAGCGCCACCGAACGCGCAGTCGATCATCCGCGTGATGTCGGCCGCGGTCGTGACACCATCGCAATCGACGTCGGTTGTCTCAATCGGAAAGCATGGTCCTTGCGTGCACACGTGGCAAAGCGCATCCGGGTCGGGAATCCCCGCCTCGCCCCGGATCGCAACGTCGATACTCAGCACGACGTCCACGATATCACAGGCGCCGTCGCACCGTGGGTCGGCCATGCAGGAACAGCCACATTGAACGTACTTGATGGTCAGGAAGTCCATCCCCTTGAAATCTGGACTTGGATAGGAATAGAACCCGGTGACATAGATGCCCCCTTCGCCATCGACGTGCACTGCTGTTCCATGCTCAGACGATCCGTGATCGAATCGCTGCTCCCAAAGGACGTCGCCGGATGGCCTATACTTGATCGTCACGCAGTCTTCCTGCGTCGCCCCGCCCTCGCTGTAACCGGTAACGTATGCGTTCCCCTCGACATCCATCGAAATGTCATGTGCTTCGTCCCAAACCTCGCCCCCTCCGCCGGGTCCGTTGTATCGCCCTTCCCATAACAGATCGCCAGCGGAGCTGTACTTCACAGTGGCATAATCATAGGACCGGGCCCCACCAGCCCAACTGAAGCCCGTGACGTACACGCCGCCGGCGCTGTCCAACGCCATCGCCGTCGGCTGATCGGGGCCGTGGCCGGGACCGTCATAGCTGCGGCTCCACAAGAGATTGCCGTCCGAATCGTAGGCCACGGTCAGGTAGTCGTACGACGAAGTGGCGCCAGTCCAGCTTGTCCCGGTGACATACGCGGTGCCCGACTGATCCACTGCCAGCGCGGTCGCCTGATCGCCCTGATGGCCTTCGCCGTCGTATCGGCGTTCCCAGAGCAGGCCCCCATTAGCCCCGTACTTGAGCGTCAGGAAATCAAGGCCGCTCGACGTCCCTGTGCTCGTGCCGGCGACGTAGACATTCCCTGCTCCGTCGACGGCAACCGCGACTGCCGAGTCATCGCCATTCCCGGATCCATTGTACCGTTGCTGCCACAGCAGCGCACCGGACAGATTGTACTTCAGCGTAGCGTAGTCGAGTCCGCTACCGGCTCCCTCACTAAATCCCGTTATGTAGATATGATCTGAGCCGTCGATCGTCATCGACTGGGCGTGATCGACACCGTGCGTCGGTCCGTCGTAGCGCCGTTCCCAAAGGAAGTTCCCCTTCCAGAGGTACTTGATCAGGACATAGTCATCCTGTGTGCCGCTGCCGGGACCGTATCCGGCGACACAAACGTCGCCCGCCCGGTCAAGTCCGACGGCACACGCGACATCGTCACCGTTTCCCGGGCCGTTGTACCGTCTCGCCCACATGAGGTCGCCTGCGGGACTGTATCTCACCGTTGCGATGTTGTATTCGGGCCAGGAGTACGGGCTCGACACATCGGTGATGCCCGTTACATACGTATTGCCCTGTGCATCCACGGCAAGAGCCGTGGACTGGTCCGCGAGTCCGGCTGGCCCGTTATAGAACCGGACCCACGCCGTGTCAATCGTCTGCGCAGTGGAAGCAGACACGGTAATGACGAGGCAGGTGATTACCGAGAGGATGGAGGTTGCACGTCGCATGACGGGCACTCCTTCTACAATTGAATACCGCAAACACGATTAGGAAACGCAAGTGAAACCGCATTCTTTGGTCGTTCGGCGCAATAATTCTCTTGACAACGGCGTGGGCAAGATGTAGTCTGGGATTACCCCCCCCCTGGCGTTCAGAAGTGCACACGCCGATCGGGGTCAGTAACAAGAAGAGATTGAACAAGTTGAGGTCGCATTGCGACCGGGAGGTGCGTCATGCGCACTTGGCCTCGCTCGTTCTGGCCCATGATCGCCGCGGCTTCTCTATGCGCGATCCTCTGGGCGGCGCCCCATTCCGGCAACAGCCAGACAGGGGCAATCGTACGCCTCACGCCGGATCGAACCGAGAATGTGGAACGCGTGATTGCCGTCCAGGAGAGACATACGGACGCCATCATGGCTACGCCTGGTATCGTCGGGACGGCCGTCTGTGTGACACCGGAAGGGCACTTGGCAATCAAGGTATATGCCAGTGGTCCCGGCGTCACAGGGATCCCGGTCTCATTCGACAGCATGCCCGTCGTCGTCGAGGAGACCGGAACAGTCTTGGCCCTCTGGCTGCCCCCGCCTCCGCTGAGCGGCTGCTACCGCCCAGTCCCCATCGGGGTTTCTACGGGTAATGTCTATAGTTGCGCGACAGGGACCATTGGCTGTGTTGTCATGCGCAACGGAAGCAAGTGTATGCTCAGCAACAACCACGTGATTGCACGGAAGAACGCAGCCCAAATCGGGGAAGCCATCGCACAGCCGGGACTGTCAGATCATTATCCTCCGTGTCAGGAAGAGCCGGCCAATGGCTGCACCCCCCGGGTTGCGTCGTTGGTGGATTTTCAGCCAATCAGTTTCGGCGGCGGAAGCAACACCATGGACGCCGCTGTCGCGCAGTATTGGGCACAGAACGCGAGCTGTGCCACTCTGGTACCCGACTTCTACGGCTACCCGGGCAGCCAGCCGGTTACAGCCTCCTTGGGCCCTCCCATAATGAAGTGCGGGCGGACGACGCGGCAAACGCAGGGTACGGTCGAGGACATCAACGCGACGCTGTGGGTGTGCTACGCTAACCCATGCGGCCTCTACGACTCGGCTCTCTTCGTTGGCCAGTTCGGGACCTCCAAGAGCTTCGCTTTCGGAGGAGATTCCGGCTCTCTCGTGGTCACAGACGACGTTGAATTCGATCACTTTCCCGTGGGCCTCCTCTTCGCCGGCGATCCTACCGGGAAGGCATGGGTCAGTCCGATTGCGCCAATCCTTCAGCGGTTTTCGGCCACGATCTGTACGGGTAACTGACTTCGGCGATCCCAAACGGAGTCGGCGGAGCCAGACTCTGGGCGGCTCTGGCACAGCCCCCAAAAAAACAACCGGCCCGACCGAAGTCGGGCCGGCGAGAGGCCTATCGAGAGCATTTGATTTGAAAAACGCTTCCCAACCCATACGCTAAAGGCGTTTTACAGCCACAGCGGGTATTTTGTCCTCGCTATCCGCCACAGGCGGACAAGTCCACCGGAGGCGGAGTCCCGGCAAGGTACGCAACCCGGCGGGGGCGGCCTTCATTGGTACAACCTGTAAAAGGTTTTTCAAATGCATCTCCCCTCGGCCTTCACTCTCAATATAGGCGATTCCTCCACGGATGCAATCGGCATCCACTTCTATTGTCGGCGAATTCGCGAAGGATGTTGAACGAATTCCCGTGCAGTCGGAAAGAAACGCGACCGGTTTGGCCCGCAAGGGGCTGAAGCCCCTTGTTGGCCGGTTGGTATCATCGTCCAAGTTCGGCAAACAAGGGGCTGAAGCCCCTTGTCCGCGATCTCGTACCGGGTGCCATGCACAAGGCCAACGACCTTTGGTCGGTGGGCTTGTGCGTGTCTCCCTATATGGCGGCGGTCAGACACGCACAAACAAGTTTGTGCGTGGCACCCGGTAGATTGATGCTCAGTCCTTGAACAAACTGTCGAAGTCCGACTTCCCCTTCTTCGCTCCGCTGCCTTTCCCGGTACCCAGAGCGCGGAAGTAGTCGCAGGCATTTGCGACTTCCTTGTCGGGCTGCAAATCGGCCTGCGGCTCGCGGCAGTCGTTGGGCGAACCGACGTGGTAGAACTCGCAGTTGCGGCAACAGCGCAGCCATGCCGCGCAATGCGGGCATTCGGCATCGCGTGTGATCTTCCCCTCGGGCTCATACTCTTTGCCGCAACTCCAGCATTTTGCCATCGTGCCGCCTCCTGCCTCGAGATTCCAACGCAGACTAACAGCCGCTCCAACGCGAGTCAAGCCGGGTGTCGCGTGGCCTTGGCGTTGGGAGACGGCAACGGACGGACAATCCCGTTGATTCGATGCAGATCCGGGGGCATTATTGGCGCGATGGTTGCACGTCCGCCAACACGTTCGGCATCGGCCTTGCGTCGCGAGATGGTCGTCATCGGCCGCCGTCTCTATGAGCGCGGCCTGATCGTGGCGGCCGAAGGGAACATCTCAGTCCGGCTGCCGAACGGTCGCACCCTGGTGACCCCGGCGGGCTTCTGCAAGGGGAGGATGACCACACGGGACCTGGTGGTCGTCGATGCCGACGGTCGCACCGTCTCGGGACCGTGGCCACCCTCCAGCGAAGTACGCATGCATCTTGCGGCGTTGGCCGCCAGAACCGACGTGAATGCCTGCGTCCATGCCCACCCGCCGTACGCGACCGCTTTTGCTGTGGCGGGAATCGCCCTGACCGAGCCGGTCCTGCCCGAGGTGATCGTGACCTTGCGGTCGATCCCACTGGCCGAGTATGCCACACCCGGAACCGGCGCCGTCGGCGTGTCGATCGAACGGCACATCGCGGGCGCGGATGCGATTCTACTGAAGAACCATGGCGTCCTGACGCTCGGCGTCGATCTGGAGACCGCCTTTCGCCGTATGGAGATCGTGGAACGCTGCGCACAGGTGATCTGTCTGGCCCGAGGTCTGGGTCATGTCGATCACCTGTCGCCGTCGCAGGTCGGTGAACTGTTCAGGCCGAACCGGTAATCAGCAGGGAATGGGAATCCGATGGCACCGCTCACGCGCAAGATCCTCCTCGATCGCACCGATCGCATGCAACGCCTGGGGGTCCCCTCGATGGACTTGGAGCAAACGGCGTTGCGACTGGGACGGCGCGAAGTGGAGATCATCGATTTGTCGCGTTTGACCGTGAGCGGAACGCTGACGGCACGAGAAGTGGACTCCGTGGCCGTTGTATCCGAGCGGGGATCGAGTGACTGGCAGGAACCGACCGAAGCGGATTTCGCGACTCTGACCGACGCCTTTGTCCGTTGGTATGACCACCGCTTCGGCGTCGCGTTGGACCCGGCGCGAGAAGTCGTTGCCGCTCCCAACCCGATCGTCGGTCTGTTCTCACTCTCGCTGGCGTTTGTCGAGGCCGGCGACCTGGTGCTTCTCCCCGATCCCGGCGCCGCGTTTTACCGTGGCACCATCGTTCTGGCGGGCGGCGGTGCGGTTCCCTATCACCTGTGGGAGCGTAACGACTACCTCCCCAGCTTCCCCGGTCTGGAGGCCGGTCTGGTCGGACGGACGCGCATGATGGTGCTGTCCCATCCCCACAACCCGACAACCGCAGCCGCTGATGTCGGCGTCCACGTGCAGGCGGTGGCGTTCGCGCGGCAGCACCAAGTCTTGCTCGCCCACGACAGCGCCTTCACCTTCGCGGTCGACGGCGCCTTCCGCCCCCGATCGTTCTTGCAGACCCACGGTGCCAAGGGGGTCGGAGTCGAGATCAGTCCCATCGGCGTCAACTTCGGCCTGACCAACCTACCCGTGACCTTCGTCTGCGGCAATCGCGACGCCGTGGCGGCGGCGGCCTTCCTGCTGCAACGATCCGGTTTGCACCCGTCACGCGCCGCATTGCGCGTCGCGCAGCATCTGCTCGAACATGCGGAGGAGATCCTGGCCCGCCGGACCGGGCGGCTGAAAGCATCCCGGCAACTTCTCACGGAGACCGCCGTGGCGCTGGGCTGGAATCCGCGCTCCTCACCCACGGCTCCGTTCCTGTGGATCGCGATCCCCACCACGCTCAACAGTGAGGCGTTCTGTCGACGCATCCTCCGGCGCACGGGAATCCTGCTGAACCCGGGGACTGCCTTTGGAGAACGCGGCGAAGGATTCGTCCGCATGGCCATCCCCGAAGACCACGCAGTCGCCGTGGCGGCCGCGGAACGCTTGCAACGGCACGCCCGCTTCTACCAGCGACCGCTCCCCCGTCACCGACCCCTGAGAGTGCGGCGCCGCAACCGCCCGCCAACGCCGACATAGTACGGAGCGTCAGGTTCATGCCCATGGCCACCATCCGCCTGCACAACATGACCTTCTACGGCTTCCACGGCGTGTCGAAAGCCGAACGCGAGACCGGACGGCGATTCGAGGTCGACTGCGAACTGACAATTGACACCTCTCGCGCCGCCGATTCCGATCGACTGGCCGACACGGTCAACTATACGGCCGTCTATGACACCGTCGAAGAAATCGTCCAGCGGAACAAGTTCAACCTTCTGGAAACCGTGGCATCGCGCATCAGCACGACATTGATGGATCGATTCGCCGTCCAGCGGGTGGTTGTGCGGGTCCGCAAGAGAATTCCCCCCATTCCGGGGAATCTCGATTACATTGAGGTGGAGCTGGACTCCGCGGCGGATCGCTTACCTCGACGACGGTCGCGGCGAAACGGCTGACCGGAACACATACAATCGTACGATGGGCGCACCATCATCGACGGGACAGGCATTCATCGGCGTCGGTTCGAACATCGGCGACCGGCTGGAACACATCAACCGGGCGGCGGAGTTGCTGTGCCGGACCGACGGTGTCCGCACGCTCATCAGCGCCCCGATCTACAAGACGCGTCCCGTCGGACCCGCCGGGCCGGGAAACTTCTACAACACCGTGTTCCGATTGACGGTCGCGCTCTCTCCATGCCAACTCTGGCGACGTTTGCAGGAGATCGAAGTGGCGTTGGGACGCCCCCCGGTTCGGACCCCGGGGCATGTTGGGGCGCGCACCATCGATTTGGACTTGCTTCTCTATGATGATCTGATCATCCAGAATGAGGATCTGACTGTGCCCCATCCGAGACTGTGCCAACGAGCGTTTGTCCTGGTACCGTTGTGTGACCTGGCGCCCGATTTCTGCTGCCCGGAATCGGGGCTCTCGATCCGCGAGCTGTTGGCGCAACTACCGCCGTCGATCGAGCTCATCGGCCGGGTCGCCGACCCCGTCACCGTCGACATCTCCGTGAGATAGTCAATGTCCGCAGCCGCCCCCGATCGACGCCTGATTGTGATTGAAGGGCTGCCGGGCTCGGGGCATGCGGACTTCGCCCGCTGGATCGGCACACGCGACGATTGGTACGCCGCCTGCGAAGAACCACATTCGTTTGCCACCGTCAAGGGACAACGCCCTTCGCCGCTGTCACCTCTTCTGCAACGCCTGTTGGATCGGTATGATCACGCGCACTCGCTCGTGATGACCGACATGTTCCGCGGTCATGTTGTCGCCGATCACGTCTTCGACACGCACCTGCTCTGGGCGAAGGCCCTCTTGGCGGAACGCGAATGGCGGATCTACCAGAAGATCGCCGAGGTGATCGTCCCCCCGCCGGTGTCGCCCGACCTGGTTGTCTACCTGCAGGCGCCGGAGCCGGACAACCTGGCGGCACTGCGGACACTCGACAAAGCGATCGAACCCGAGCGCTGGCGCGAATTGATCACGGCCTACAACCACCACTTCTTCGCCTATGA
This window of the Candidatus Zixiibacteriota bacterium genome carries:
- a CDS encoding class II aldolase/adducin family protein; the encoded protein is MVARPPTRSASALRREMVVIGRRLYERGLIVAAEGNISVRLPNGRTLVTPAGFCKGRMTTRDLVVVDADGRTVSGPWPPSSEVRMHLAALAARTDVNACVHAHPPYATAFAVAGIALTEPVLPEVIVTLRSIPLAEYATPGTGAVGVSIERHIAGADAILLKNHGVLTLGVDLETAFRRMEIVERCAQVICLARGLGHVDHLSPSQVGELFRPNR
- a CDS encoding aminotransferase class I/II-fold pyridoxal phosphate-dependent enzyme produces the protein MAPLTRKILLDRTDRMQRLGVPSMDLEQTALRLGRREVEIIDLSRLTVSGTLTAREVDSVAVVSERGSSDWQEPTEADFATLTDAFVRWYDHRFGVALDPAREVVAAPNPIVGLFSLSLAFVEAGDLVLLPDPGAAFYRGTIVLAGGGAVPYHLWERNDYLPSFPGLEAGLVGRTRMMVLSHPHNPTTAAADVGVHVQAVAFARQHQVLLAHDSAFTFAVDGAFRPRSFLQTHGAKGVGVEISPIGVNFGLTNLPVTFVCGNRDAVAAAAFLLQRSGLHPSRAALRVAQHLLEHAEEILARRTGRLKASRQLLTETAVALGWNPRSSPTAPFLWIAIPTTLNSEAFCRRILRRTGILLNPGTAFGERGEGFVRMAIPEDHAVAVAAAERLQRHARFYQRPLPRHRPLRVRRRNRPPTPT
- the folB gene encoding dihydroneopterin aldolase yields the protein MPMATIRLHNMTFYGFHGVSKAERETGRRFEVDCELTIDTSRAADSDRLADTVNYTAVYDTVEEIVQRNKFNLLETVASRISTTLMDRFAVQRVVVRVRKRIPPIPGNLDYIEVELDSAADRLPRRRSRRNG
- the folK gene encoding 2-amino-4-hydroxy-6-hydroxymethyldihydropteridine diphosphokinase, which codes for MGAPSSTGQAFIGVGSNIGDRLEHINRAAELLCRTDGVRTLISAPIYKTRPVGPAGPGNFYNTVFRLTVALSPCQLWRRLQEIEVALGRPPVRTPGHVGARTIDLDLLLYDDLIIQNEDLTVPHPRLCQRAFVLVPLCDLAPDFCCPESGLSIRELLAQLPPSIELIGRVADPVTVDISVR
- a CDS encoding deoxynucleoside kinase, with protein sequence MSAAAPDRRLIVIEGLPGSGHADFARWIGTRDDWYAACEEPHSFATVKGQRPSPLSPLLQRLLDRYDHAHSLVMTDMFRGHVVADHVFDTHLLWAKALLAEREWRIYQKIAEVIVPPPVSPDLVVYLQAPEPDNLAALRTLDKAIEPERWRELITAYNHHFFAYEASPLLVVRTQSSAWLSADGAREALWERIASFTGGKTYIIGEVDFWQGGDPTGD